From the Desulfuromonas sp. genome, one window contains:
- a CDS encoding ABC transporter permease, whose amino-acid sequence MLTYVRPYRFRLVLSIIASIGIAASNAATAKLVEPFIDWIVVQGRTDLLSLVPVVVIGLSAFKGLTRYVQEYFIRTTGQLVMLDLRNELFGHTMSLSMRYFTKVPSGTVMSRIMSDIALMQASVAEVLVGFMRESLSLIALTALAFYTDWKMALIAFTVLPLSAWPAAVIGRRIKNYSKKGQVVLGELTTVLQQSLSGIKVVKAFGTEETEMGKFKDENISFYSFFRKVIKYGAATSPVMEIMLAFGAAGVLWYGLNRVFSGHMTQGELFSILIAVMYMYGPSKRLSQLYNRAQQAIGAAERVFELKGEQAEIIDHPDAIELSRVKGEVQFDHVDFSYGDENVLTDFSFSAAPGEVVALVGSSGAGKTTVAGLLNRFYDVTGGSVRIDDNDIRDVTLDSLRANLALVDQETFLFNESIRGNICYGSVDVDDKQLSDAIDQAFATEFIKQLPEGLETVIGDRGVRLSGGQRQRICIARAILRDAPILILDEATSALDTESESMVQKALQNLMQNRTTLVIAHRLSTIMHADKILVLDKGRIVEQGRHEELIEHDGLYQRLYTMQFQGDNEE is encoded by the coding sequence ATGCTGACGTACGTCAGGCCTTACAGGTTTCGACTGGTACTCTCGATCATTGCTTCGATTGGGATTGCCGCATCGAATGCGGCAACTGCCAAACTTGTTGAACCGTTTATCGACTGGATTGTTGTTCAGGGACGCACCGATTTGTTGAGTCTTGTGCCAGTTGTCGTCATCGGACTCTCGGCTTTCAAGGGGTTAACTCGATATGTTCAGGAGTATTTTATCCGAACGACCGGCCAATTGGTGATGCTCGATTTGCGCAATGAACTCTTCGGCCATACAATGTCTTTGTCAATGCGCTATTTCACAAAGGTTCCTTCCGGTACAGTGATGTCGCGGATTATGAGTGACATTGCCCTTATGCAGGCCTCCGTTGCAGAAGTTCTCGTCGGGTTTATGCGAGAATCTTTGTCGCTGATCGCATTGACGGCTTTAGCCTTTTATACCGACTGGAAAATGGCGTTGATCGCTTTTACGGTTTTGCCCTTGTCAGCCTGGCCGGCCGCCGTGATCGGTCGTCGCATCAAGAACTACTCAAAAAAAGGACAAGTAGTTTTGGGTGAGCTAACAACCGTTTTACAGCAGTCACTCTCTGGAATCAAGGTGGTCAAAGCGTTTGGTACTGAAGAAACCGAGATGGGAAAGTTCAAGGATGAAAATATCTCTTTTTATTCATTCTTTCGCAAGGTGATCAAGTACGGCGCCGCCACATCGCCGGTTATGGAAATCATGCTGGCGTTCGGTGCGGCCGGTGTTCTCTGGTACGGTCTCAACAGGGTTTTTTCCGGACACATGACTCAGGGCGAACTCTTTTCAATCCTGATCGCGGTGATGTATATGTACGGCCCGAGCAAAAGGCTTTCGCAACTCTATAATCGGGCCCAGCAGGCAATCGGAGCGGCTGAGAGGGTCTTCGAACTGAAGGGTGAACAGGCCGAGATTATTGATCATCCCGACGCGATTGAGCTATCTCGAGTTAAAGGCGAGGTTCAATTCGATCATGTCGATTTCAGTTATGGTGATGAAAATGTCCTGACTGATTTTTCTTTCTCGGCGGCGCCGGGTGAGGTTGTTGCCCTGGTCGGATCGAGCGGTGCCGGCAAAACGACAGTCGCAGGTCTGCTCAACCGTTTTTATGATGTCACGGGCGGTTCAGTACGGATTGATGACAATGATATTCGCGACGTCACTCTTGACAGTTTGCGAGCGAACCTGGCCCTGGTTGACCAGGAAACCTTTCTTTTTAACGAATCGATTCGCGGCAATATCTGCTACGGCAGCGTTGATGTCGACGATAAACAGTTGTCCGACGCCATCGACCAGGCCTTTGCCACGGAGTTCATTAAGCAATTGCCGGAAGGGCTGGAGACGGTTATCGGGGACCGGGGCGTTCGTTTGTCCGGCGGGCAGCGCCAGCGGATATGCATCGCCCGGGCCATTCTGCGCGACGCGCCGATACTGATACTTGATGAAGCGACCAGTGCGCTTGATACCGAGAGCGAGTCGATGGTGCAAAAAGCACTGCAGAATTTGATGCAGAACCGGACAACGCTGGTGATTGCCCATCGCCTGTCAACGATTATGCATGCCGACAAGATTCTCGTCCTCGATAAAGGGCGGATCGTCGAGCAGGGACGACATGAAGAGTTAATTGAACACGACGGACTTTATCAGCGACTCTACACCATGCAATTCCAGGGTGATAATGAAGAATAA